Proteins encoded by one window of Rutidosis leptorrhynchoides isolate AG116_Rl617_1_P2 chromosome 7, CSIRO_AGI_Rlap_v1, whole genome shotgun sequence:
- the LOC139858301 gene encoding transcription termination factor MTEF1, chloroplastic, which produces MIVRFIHLPPQPSILQASHQNPSNPHHKTIKNPSINPKNGVFTATVSPPPPLITTDSGLLFRQKILYLKALKVNPTKALQKNPNFRSTSLQSLKSVENCLSSMGILRSEFGRIFDMYPQLLSSDPHTDLYPVFGFLLDDVGLCFFDIRKSIIRCPRLLICSVEDQLKPTLLFLRKLGFVGPNKITSQTTLLLVSSVKGTLMPKLDYLMGLGFEYEDVVNMVLRSPGLLTFSIENNFKPKVEYFLNEMKGDLRDLKKFPQYFSYSLEGKIMRRHRLLVDRGLSVPLWDMLKVSDGEFTARLIETTLRLGDRRL; this is translated from the coding sequence ATGATAGTTAGATTCATTCATCTTCCTCCTCAACCTTCAATACTGCAAGCATCCCACCAAAACCCTTCAAACCCCCACCACAAAACCATCAAAAATCCTTCAATAAACCCTAAAAATGGAGTCTTTACCGCCACCGTATCACCACCGCCTCCTCTAATTACCACCGACTCCGGCCTCCTTTTCCGGCAAAAAATTCTGTATCTTAAAGCCCTGAAGGTAAATCCCACAAAAGCCCTACAAAAAAACCCTAATTTTCGATCAACTTCACTTCAATCCCTAAAATCCGTTGAAAATTGTTTATCTTCGATGGGAATTTTACGCTCCGAATTTGGGCGTATATTCGATATGTACCCACAGCTTCTATCATCTGATCCACACACTGACCTTTACCCTGTGTTTGGATTCTTATTAGACGATGTAGGTTTATGTTTCTTCGATATTCGGAAATCGATAATTCGGTGCCCAAGGCTTTTAATTTGCAGTGTGGAAGATCAATTAAAACCCACATTGCTGTTCTTAAGAAAATTAGGGTTTGTGGGTCCTAATAAAATTACCTCACAAACAACATTGTTGTTGGTTTCAAGTGTAAAAGGCACATTGATGCCTAAATTAGATTACTTAATGGGATTAGGATTTGAGTATGAAGATGTGGTTAATATGGTGTTGAGATCACCTGGGTTGTTAACCTTTAGTATTGAGAATAATTTCAAGCCGAAAGTTGAGTACTTCTTGAATGAAATGAAAggggatttaagggatttgaagaagttTCCTCAGTATTTTTCGTATAGTTTGGAGGGTAAGATTATGCGTAGGCATCGGTTGTTAGTTGATCGAGGGCTTTCAGTACCATTGTGGGATATGCTGAAAGTTAGCGATGGAGAGTTTACCGCTCGTTTGATTGAGACGACACTTCGGTTAGGTGATAGGAGATTATAG